The window CCAGCCACTAATTGTTCAGCATCGTATTTGTCATAAATTTCAGCCATTTGTTGGCGAAGACGAATAATCTTACTTTCAATGAATTTGGGACCTACTGCTTTACTTTCTAAACGCCCTATGCGTTCTTGAATATCAATTACTTTGTCCAAGGTAGCTTCTATTTTTTTTCTCGTTGCATAGTTAGATTTGGAATCAGTATTTGGGTCTCATGTTCTATTAATAGTTCCGTTCGTCGCAAGTGGAATAACTACTTTCTCACCATATTCAAATTCGGTAAAAGCTATTTCATTTGCAAAAAGTTGGTGAATTAAACTTCCTGTTCGTGGAAATTCGGGTCTTCATTTGCTTGAAACCAATGTTCTTAATTGGTCAACATTAATAAAAAACGCCATTATTATTTATCTTCCTTTCTTTTAAACATTAACTCTTGAGGGGTTAAAGCATCTGATGAAAAAATTATTTCTTCTGAGTTAGAAGAAGGGTTAGTATTTTTATCATCAGCCTTATTTGGAACGCCTCCTGTGTCTAATGTGTGTTTAATTTTTGGCATCGTGGCCACAAAATTATTAATATCATTTTTAATTACTTCAATATCATTTTCAAAATTAATTGAGTTTTTCACAAAATTAATAAATTGATTATCAATATTAGCATCTTGAATTAATTTATTAATTTCTTGTTCTTTTTTAAAAGTTAAATATTCTTTTTCTTTGTCGGCAAATTTTTTTAGTGCATCCGTTTCTCTTTGTAACAGATTTTTTGCTTTTTCCTGAAAATTAGCAGTATAGTCATTTTGCTCAGTGAAGCCACGATATAAATTTTTCACCTTAAAAGTTCCATCAGCATTTTTTTCGGGTTGTCCGTCTTCACCAATAAAGACGATTTTTTTATCTCTAATTTTCATTTGGTGTGTACTCCTTTTTCAAATAAAAAACTCATTTGATATTCTAATTATCTAATGAGTTTTTCTAATTATTGAGTTTTTAGCTATTTATTTTTTCTTTTTTTTCCAATTTTTTTAAATTTTTCAACCTCAATGCTAAAAAATGTTTTATGGGTGGTCTTATTTGGATAATAACGATTGTGTAATTTTCCCTCAATTAAAATAATATCGTATTCTTTTAATTTTAAGAATCCTTTTTGCAACTTTTCTTCATAAATAGAGAGCGTTGTGTAGTTAAGACCCGCTCAACTAACTTGAACATTAACAACTTTAACAACAACACTACTAATAGCTATTTTTTGCTTAAATTCTGTGATTTTGGGAATATCTTTTAAAATAACTGTCAAATTTACAAAATTAACATAGTCAATTACTTCATTTTCTTTTTTAGTTTTTAGTGCTTTTAACATTTTGTTTTACCTCATTACCCAAAAAGTATTGAATATGCTTTCACGCATCGTGCTCGTGTTTGGTAAGTTTTAAGTTTCCTTTGTAAAAAAATCCTTTCTTTTTAGAAGGCTCTTGTCTAAGAAAGTGCCAATGATATTTAAACCTTAAAAGACTGCTTATTGCTCCAATAAGTTCTGAGGTTGCTAAAGGATTGGTAATCGTTCTACCTTTAGTTAAGAAAAAATTTTCAATAATAAACAATGGCTTAAAATTTTCTATTCTTTTAAAATTATCAAATAATTTTTTAATTTTAAAAATTGCTTGTTCAACGCTTTCAGAAATTATTGTTTCGTTAAATTCAATGCATGAATTTTCAAAATTCCAAAGAACAATACCAGTAGAACCAATTCCTGCGGGGTCGATTCCAATTATATAATTCATAAAATAAATACTTACCTTATGACAACTACATTTTTTCGTTGAGTAATCGGAAGCGGTGAATCACGCCTCAATAAAGATTTAGACATATTAGACTTCTTGCAAAATTAATATGATAATTATAATTTTTAAATTTAAAATAAATATAAAAGTGTTATTAAAATAATTTTTAGATTATTTTTACAAATATTTTGTCATTAAAACATAATAAAAATTATTATTTACAATAAAAAAAGACTGAAATTTTAAATTATCAAATATATTTAAACTAATAGTTGTAAATTATAAATTGAAGCTATTAAATTAAATCTTAAAGCAAATCTTTTTCTACGATTTCGATATTTTTCACTAATAATTTTAAATTTTTTAAGTATAGCAAAAACATTTTCAATAACAATTCTCATTTTTGAAATTCGCTCATTATTTTGCTTTTCTTCTTTATTTAAAGGGTTTTTCTTTGATTTTCTTTTAGGAATTAAAACATTATGATTAATTTTTTGTATGCCTTGATAACCTAAATCCACTAAAACAGTTGTTTCTGGTAAAAATTTAATTTTTGAATCTTTTAAAATTTTAAAGTCATGGTTTTTACCATAAGAAAAATCAGAACTAATAATTTTTTTACTATCTTTTTCAATTATAACTTGTGTTTTTATTGTGTGTTTTTTCTTTTTTCCTGAGTAGTGCTGTTTTTGTCTTTTTTTGGGCGTTGGATTTG is drawn from Spiroplasma endosymbiont of Clivina fossor and contains these coding sequences:
- a CDS encoding transposase family protein; this encodes MKTQVIIEKDSKKIISSDFSYGKNHDFKILKDSKIKFLPETTVLVDLGYQGIQKINHNVLIPKRKSKKNPLNKEEKQNNERISKMRIVIENVFAILKKFKIISEKYRNRRKRFALRFNLIASIYNLQLLV